Sequence from the Roseofilum reptotaenium CS-1145 genome:
CCGTTTTACATCCAGCGTACCCCGATTGAAGAATTGACCTGCACAGCTATCGCAACACCGGGAAGCCTGATCCGACTCAAATCACCCAAACGCATGGGAAAAACCTCCCTGATGGTGAGAGTATTAGCTCATGCTCGGCAGTTAGGCTACCGCACCGTCTCTCTAAACTTGCAGCAAGTCGATCGGGCGTGTTTAACAGACCTAGATTCTTTCTTACGCTCGTTTTGCCTGATGCTCTCGCGCCCACTGAAGTGGACATCCAACCTCGACGATTACTGGGACGATTTTTTGGGGAGTAAAAGTAATTGTACCATCTATCTTGAAGATTATTTACAAGCTCACCACAATTCGCCTTTAGTCATTGCTTTAGATCGGGTTGAGGAGCTATTTTTATATCCAATCATTGCCGCTGAATTTTTTGCCATGCTGCGTTATTGGCACGAAAAAGCGAGTTTTGGAGATAGCGAAAGTGAACTCTGGAAAAACTTACGTTTAATCCTGGTTTACTCTACCGAAGAGTATCTCGCTTTGAAGACGAATCACTCGCCGTTCAATGTTGGTTTTGTGCATAAGTTGCCGTTGTTTACGTCGTTTCAGGTTGAAGAATTAGCGGAGCGCCACCAACTCGACCTCTCAGTGCAACAGATAGAGCAATTTATGGAATTAGTTGCAGGTCATCCCTATCTCGTGCGACTGGGATTTTATCATCTTGCTCAACAGACCGTCACTTGGGAAGAATTAATGAAAACGGCAGCAACCGATACTGGTATCTATCACAATCACCTGCACCAACATCTGGCTAGCCTGAAAGCCGATCCCGATCTCGCCGTGGCTTATAAAGAGGTATTGAAGGCAAACCAACCCATAGAGTTAGAGCAGCAATTAGCGTTTAAGTTGCACTGTTTGGGATTGGTGAATTTGCAAGGTTCTGTTGTGTGTTCTAGTTGTCAGTTATATACTGACTATTTTCGAGACTTAAAGTTTTAGTCGATGCAAGGTTTTGGCTATCCAAGCTCGATCAAAAATTGATTCGTAAATGCGGTTGCCCACTTGGAGAACACCCCTTTTGTTGATGACTAACCCAGACATGAGCAAGTCTGCTTGTTCGACATTATCAATAGCGATCGCCTCTGTTTTCTCTAAGATTTGCCCATAAATTTCGAGTAGTCTAACCGCTTTCTGTTTATCTTGGAGGAGGTAATCGCGAATCGTTCTTAAATGTTGGGGTTCGTCTTGAGTTTCCCAGTCGGTGAGAATGTGCGATCGCACTAATTCTTCTACCCATTCTCCTTCGCGGTTACTTGGAAGAGTGGAAGAATCGTTGCGGATTAGCCGACAGAGTTTTTGGGTGAGGAAGGGTTGACCTCCCGTCCAAGCTAAGATTTCTGTCAGTAGGGTTTGGGGGTTGGTCACCCGTTCGCTTAACCCATAGAGTAAGGGTTGAACTTCGTGCTTTCTAAAATAGGCGAGTTCAATTTTTTGACCGATGTTAAATGGGGTGCTGCTTTTGGATTGAATGAGTTGATAAGGAG
This genomic interval carries:
- a CDS encoding AAA-like domain-containing protein; the protein is MTIDELWVLIGAKYHKQLRPVQKIVLYQSWEGYSFAQIAKQSGFTQDHLKNIASKLWSLLSDLFNETLTKKTFRAILEPRPLSVLERELIAQATPLMREYPLESPDGPVPLESPFYIQRTPIEELTCTAIATPGSLIRLKSPKRMGKTSLMVRVLAHARQLGYRTVSLNLQQVDRACLTDLDSFLRSFCLMLSRPLKWTSNLDDYWDDFLGSKSNCTIYLEDYLQAHHNSPLVIALDRVEELFLYPIIAAEFFAMLRYWHEKASFGDSESELWKNLRLILVYSTEEYLALKTNHSPFNVGFVHKLPLFTSFQVEELAERHQLDLSVQQIEQFMELVAGHPYLVRLGFYHLAQQTVTWEELMKTAATDTGIYHNHLHQHLASLKADPDLAVAYKEVLKANQPIELEQQLAFKLHCLGLVNLQGSVVCSSCQLYTDYFRDLKF